The Nymphaea colorata isolate Beijing-Zhang1983 chromosome 5, ASM883128v2, whole genome shotgun sequence DNA segment TCTGAATTCCCTGTGTATCTGTATaaagcaaatattttaataGTTGACAATTGATTTCAGTAATGGAATATGGAAGAAAAGCTACTAAGCAATCACCTGGCGACGTAAAACGTGGAAATAATTGGCAGGAGTGGTTACATTCACAACCTGCCAATTGCACTCTTGGATCTGCTTCCTAAGAGTGGGATCCATTTCAGGTATCACAAAAGGATTGTCATCACTCATCTGCAGTAGCAAAAAAAGCCTCAATTAGTCAACAAGCACACATTCCATAAGGCACTTTCAGACTTGCAAAGTTTGGTTGCGAAGGCAAGCACAACTTATACATACAACTTTGAAAGTGTTTGTTAAGTAAAATACTATAGCATTTCTAACTGCCATGTTGCTCTTAAGCAAGTCAGCAGAAAAAGGAAGCCActggaaaagatgaaaatatACACAAGACCCAAGGGAGGTTGGTGTAGTGGGCTGAGCTTCAGCTGTCATGAAATCAGTCAGAGTTCAAACACCATGAGAGCCATTCCCTGCATAAAGCCCAAGCATGCATACGGCAGGGCGTTGAGGGTACTAGCCTTGACGTTTTACACCCACCAGGAGTGCGACTAAGTCTCACTGCTCAGGTGTAGTTTCCTCAATGAGAAGAAACGAGCAATCACAAATCACATACAACTGGACGAAACCAAGAGGATAAGTCAAACTACACCTGAAGAAAGCGCTccaatcttgcacttgaatGCTCAGGCCCCTGGCCATCATAACCATGTGGAAGCAACACCACCAGGCCAGTTTGGCGAAGCCATTTAGACTCTCCACTACTTAAAAACTGATCAAACATTACTTGAGCACCATTTGCAAAGTCTCCAAACTGAGCTTCCCACAAGATCAGTGAATTTGGATTTTCCATCGAATAGCCCAATTCAAACCCCAGGACACCAAATTCAGAGAGTGAGCTGGAACACAAACTCAGAATTTTAGACCATATTTTGATTAAATATGGACGCTTCAAAATTTAATTGCAAGCCCAAAATATACATGGTGTAAcgtcaaaataaagaaagaagttGCAACACTATTCATCCAAATTTTAAGCAAATATTAACTGCATTATACATCATAGAAATGCGTCAAAGGAGACCAAATTTATAGATGTCAGCAGCTAAATTAATGATTGTCACAAATAATTTGCTCTGTGCtgagttttcatttttcctaGCGCAATTATAAGCATTAACTAATGAATATTCTCAACCAGATTGagtttcatttttctatgttttcctAGGTGGACCTGCAATTTGGTACACCCAGAGAACCTGCCCCCTAATCTAGACTTTGCTAAGTCATCGTACTTGATAACGGTTCGGATTGAACTTTCTGGAGCATAAATTCATAGCTAAAAAGAAACAGAATTATCAACTAGCATGCAGGATAAATTTCATAGACATTTGTCTTGGAATATTGAGAAGTAATAAACTTCATGAGAACTTAACCAGACATACCTGTTGCTAACAGTAAACATTTCCTCATCTTGGTTTGTGGTAAGGTGATCAAGTGGGCAGTACTGCTCTCCTGTTTCCTGGTCATGCAGGACTGCATGGCGATGGCTAAAAGTACCTCGTTCAACATCCTGACCACTCAGTCGAACATGGTTTCCTTCTACTAATAGTGTAGCAAATGCAAGTGCCTCCCCAACAGCCCAATCAATGCCTTCTCCTGTTTCAATCATCTGTGCTCGTTGCTCAAAAATCTTTTTGACTGCTCGGTGAGGCTTGAATGTCTCAGGAAGTGTGGTAATGGCTTTTCCAACGTTCTTTAGAATTTCTGGCTTCACCCTATAAAACAGCATGATGTtacagcatatatatatatatatatatatatatatatataagatgcaAATAAAATACGTTAAAACACAAAACTATACCCTGTGTTGCGGATACGAGAAAGCTGCTCAGGAGACTTGAACCCAGACCAATATGCAGAAAGCCAATCCCTTCTCTTTGGCACATAATCTTTGCTGCTTATAAATTCTTCATTAAGAATAGAGTTCACTTTCTGATGTATTGCAGAAACATCTTCCTTAGTTAGCTGCCCAAACTCTATAAGTTGTTTCTCATAGATATCCATGGCTCGGGGATGATTCCTAATTACCTGTTTGCATTCAAAAGCAAAACCAGTTTATATCCTTTACTTGCCTGAGtaacaaaggaaataaaatcTACATATTCTGAGAAGCTTTTCCCAACTGAAACAGACTTCCACTAACAACCACAACACCGATAGGAAGTTGAAGAAAACCATTATCACATGATTACAGGTGAGAAACAAAGGATACCAAGTATTTTTGTAGGAAAGCTGTGGTGGAaaagataaacatgaaaattgacCAACAGAgattacaaaataataataataataataatttccATGTACTAAGAcatgcatgaaataaaaaatggaaaatgtctAATAAGACTTGACTGTCAAGTTAATAAACCGTGATAATTAGAGTTAAAAGGATTTACCTGATACATTTTGGGCTGTGTAAAAGATGGCTCATCAATCTCATTGTGTCCAAACCGACGGTAACATACATAGTCCACAACCACATCTGAGTGAAATGTCTGACGCCATTCAGCAGCAAGTTCAAAAACATGAACAACAGCTTCAACATCATCACCATTGACGTGGAAAATAGGTGCATTTAAAGCCTTTGCAACATCTGTACAATACTGAGAAGATCTACCAGATCTTGGATCAGTAGTAAATGCCACTTGGTTGTTAACAACAATGTGAATTGTCCCACCAGTTGAATAATTTGGAAGGGCACTAAGATGCAAAGTTTCATAGACCACACCTTGTCCTGCAAAACTTCCATCCCCATGGATCAACACACCCATGTTTTTAGTCCTATCCACATCATTAGAGTAATACTGCTTTGCCCGAGTTTTTCCAAGTACAACTGGATCCACAGCCTCTAGATGACTTGGGTTTGCCACCAAAGACAGATGAATTCTCTTCCCACCCCTGGTTGGTCGATCATAGGATGTACCCAAATGATATTTCACGTCGCCAGTTCCTGTGTATAGCCCAACCTCATCAACAGGCTTTGTGCCACCACTAAATTCACTGAAGATTTGACGCAAGGGCTTCCTGACCACATTGCCCAAAACATTCAATCTTCCTCTGTGAGACATGCCAATAACAATACTTTCAACACCAAGATCTGCTGACCTatcaaacatttctttcataCCAGGAATGAGAGTCTCTCCACCTTCAAGACCAAATCGCTTTGCTGCTGTCCACTTAGTAGCCAAGAAATTCTCAAATTCAGTGCTCCAGATAAGCCTATCAAGTATAACTTCACGGCGCTGCTGACTGTATCCTCTTGGATTCACCGTCTCAATTTTATCTCTCAACCAGTTACACTGGTCACGGTTTGCAATATGCATGTACTCATATCCAATTGTTCCACAGTAGGCCCGTTCAAGCTTGTTCAGAATTGTTCTGAGAGTCAGAACTGGGCGATTCTCAGAAAGGAAACCAGCCATCCGCCAGACCCCAAGGAAAAACTCTCTATCCAAGTCTGCATCCGTGAAGCCGTAAAGTGCTGGATCAAGATCGACTGGTatttctctttcctccaatcCTAGAGGATCCAACTTAGCTTTCATGTGCCCGTTGACTTGGTATGCTCTAACAAGCAACAAGAGACGCATACTTTCCTGAATTGTCTGCCCCGAAATCCCTGGCGAGGTTGCAGCCTGCCCAACAAAATTACGGAAGAAATTGTCCCAAGATTCATCTACACTTGATGGGTCAGCCTCCCAAGCTCTCTGCAACTCCTCCAGATAAACACTGCTCGTACCATTGAGGAAGCTATCAGTCAGCCTCGAAAGTGGCACTGGATGAGGGACAGGAGCCACTTGGGCTTGTGATTTTCGAACTGTGGAATGGAATGCGCGGCCATATGACGGAGCCGTCCATGTTCTTCGAGTCGAATAAGAAGCCCTAGCTAAGTTCTTTCTAACAGCCGCTCTGGCTAGCCCAGAAGCAGCTGCTCTAAACCAAGCCATCTCGTAAAGGCAAGCAAGCTAATCTCGGGAACCAAATATCTTCGTTAAAGAAGCACCAAAAATCTTATTCCCCAGTATCCGTTTTTGTTTATTCTGTTTCACCTACAAACTCTCACCAGCAGCAACAGCACGAAAACCAAATTTATCAGAAAGAAAACCAACaaatacataaacaaaaaaaacaaaaaaattaatcagaaaTGGCcataaaacggaaaaaaatcAGAGCAACAAGACCACAATCAATCGAGAAAGACAAGCCTATGAATCCTAAAACACACAAAACAGAAGTCCATACACATCATACATAATCGAGGAAAACATTAGTTTTGCCTTCATTCTTACCACGACCATAATCAAACAGCCCGAACAGATGAAGAGAAAACTACACATTTCTTTCCACAAATCACAAAGACGAAGGAGAAAATGTTGGGGAGCAAATTCTTAGGCCCATCATatagaaagaagaaagcaaaaaagaagcgAAGAAAGCCcaacaaaggggaaaaaaagagaagaaaatatctCATCGAATGGTACCATAAACATCCACAATCCTTGATCCtccgagaagagagagagagagagagagagagacagtcgATACCCaaagacggagagagagagtcaatacCCAGAAATGGTCGgcaattatacaaaataatatgaGAGAGCTACTCCGGCGGCCGTGGAACTTGTCCCTCTGCCCCTGTCTTCCCACTTTTCCGCAGCAGGAAGAttggagaagaaggagaaagcgTCGTCCCAACCTACCCTGGAAGAGCAGCGAAAATGCCTTGCAATGATGGTCTCCAAAGTCGTTCTCTCCCTCCATGTTACTTTAAGCCCCTTTAGCCGTCCAGGGAAACTTTTTCAGTTAGGTGACAATGGTTTTCCACTAATCCCGGTACAGACCTAAATTTTCCTGAATTTCTATTATATGCCAGCTATCAAAATAGAAATAGGGCTGCGGCCGAGATCATGATcggtcagctcgagctcgagcttgactcgaccgAGTCGCAGGAGTTGTACCacctcttcattttcatctgacctgatcttttttctctgttttaagctataaaaaagaataaacgAGTTTACTCAAGTTTaattgagtcatgttcatgcaACACGTGCTTAACTCGTTTATAAATTCGAGTTTtcagttaagctcgagctcaagtcaaACTTAGCCATCCCAGTTTGAATCGGGCTTGAGTTCGCTCGATTCATTGTAGAACCCTAAATAGAAACCCAGGCTAACAAGTgacaaaaacataaacaattcaGGTTCAGATAATTTAAATCcataaaagaattttgattatGATCGGATCCAATATAAGCTTTAAAACCCAACATCCCTAGTATTATACCTTACAAGCTTATGTTATTTCTAAAAAGAAAGCGAGATTTATTGAAGTTTcatatctttgtttttttggggTTATATTTTCCTTGTCCTTTAAAACAAACGAGGATCCACAATTATTACTTGAGTTGAAAGATATAAGTGAACTTCAATTTGAGATAAAGTTTTATGGGAAAAGCAGCTTCCcctaaaataaacattaaagaaGGTTGAGTTAAATAGGTTTTCATAAAAGTGAGCCTCTGTGTCATCTTCAAGCAAAATGGTATGATGTGGTACCTCTTTTCAGAAAACAGGTTGGGTATAGTTGAAAATCTTTCCTCTGCTGTgcctttttttctaaaatgaattAGTAAATTAGATGTGAAGTCTACGACCATCCTGGCCTGGTCAAAGGTGCTAATGTCATTAGACTCGGTTGATTCGAAGCCCATTCaccttttaattgtttttaaaatgttattttaaatggtttattttaattatattgAGATAACTTTTCATctatatatttctagaaatgattttaaaactatttttgaCCGATTTACTATGAATCGTCCCTTCACTTTCATTTAGAAACCGATTTTTAAAACACTAAAATCTCCAGTAACTACACTTTTAATCTAATTGTTTCCAGTTTGGCTTGCAGACCTAGCTTTACACGCTGAACTCTCTACTAAGTGGTACacttttgatcattttttatggaaatttcatttttcttctttggggACCTTCCCAAGATAccaacttttaatatttttgctaTTGAAGtctttttaacatttaatgTAAAGAGAGATAATTTTTAtgatataaaaacaagtttaaataaCAATGAATATTAGCATTAAGTGTTATATACATCAATCTCCAAGTCTGATCGTGCTCTTCTTCACCTTTTTATTATATCCCTATGCAGAATATTCATTCTAATTGTTGATGAGATTATACACTCTCAGGACCCAATTTATAACCAAGGCGTAGAAGAAGCACCAAGGAAGtcctcaaaaaaagaaagaaaaaaacaatttgttGGATCATATTATTTTCCTTCACGTACATGCTTGGGCTGGAATCAGCATTGCACTTATAGTTTGCGCATTCTTCTCCCCCATTACAGCATAAGAGAAGAGCGACTATGCTGCTCGATCTAGTGACCGGATGCCTACCAACCATTAACTCAAGCGAGTCGCCCTACACCCCTCATGTAGATCTGTATGATGTTTGATCTATCCAGatttttggaattaaaatacACATTTATTAAGAAATTCAAATTGTTAAACAAATAAAGTATTTTGTTTTCGgaatttaaaaacttaaacCTAAAAATTTGATTCCATTTCAATTTAAAAAGGAATTATGAGTCTCGAATTTTCATTattaatcaaaattcaaaaccctCAAAAGACTATCAAGCAATGTGACACCGGCTTGGTGAAGTACTGAAGTTCCGTTCCGTAATTTGGTAGACATCTTGAGTATGCCCGTAGTAAGCTTCAATGGCATCCTTATTTAGCAAATTTAACCATTTTGTCAATTGAGGGAATGACTTGACAATTTGGACAAGTTCACGCGGTTAGATGGTAAGCTTAAAGTGGTCTGGTCTAACTAAAAAACTTCAAATTAGAAAGGCTTGACGTTTAATAACCAAAAATTTCCAAGGGAGTTTGGCACGGGACTGACTTCACCAAGATTAGAAAGTTAAAAGAAGCATGAAAGTTTAAGAGGTTATGAAAGTTTGAGAAGGGGTTGGCACAACAGTTTAGGGTTAGGGTATGTAGGCGGTTAGTTTTTCATGCCGTTTAGTAAAAAGGTGGGAATGTGCCTTCCCATGTTAAAGGCATAACATGGAAAGTGCTTTCATGGTGGAGTTAGAAGTTTGAGTGGAAGCACTCTTCTAAGCTGCCGAATAGAGAGAACATTATATATAACTATAGTTGCTTCCATCCctcaagggggttggtgcaatggtcaGGGCGGGGGCCGATAGGTTGCCAGTTTTCGTTTTGATGTTTTGTGGCATTAACCCTCTATGCTGCAAATCGTGAGACACCAATATTTTCGTTTCATTCACCCGAAATTGTAGTTATTTTCATGTTTGGCAAAAACATAGATATTCTGCGGTCGGTTTTGGGTGGGGGGAGGGGGAATGCATTTTTTGAATGTAGTTGGGGAAAAACCtgaatatattattattattattattatttttgaaaaagcaaattTCACTTTTATCTATTCTTGCCCTTATAAGAGAGAGTCCTCTTTTTCAACTACAAGGGGCATTTCAGTGATTTCAAGCCCTAATAAGCAACCTTGTTAGGACCTACGTATAACTGGTCTTGGCTCAATATGAGAAATGTGTGGATATGTTTGAGGTACAGAAAGGATATTAATCTCTTTAGAGCAGGCAAGTTATATGTTAGATCCGGACTGCATGTTAGGGgctaaaattattaaaatattcttGAAGTAAACGGGAAAAAACccttttaaaaagatttttttcgCAAAAGACAATAATACCCCTTTAGTGAAATCAAGGGAACATGAGTCCCTTGCTTAGCCACTTAAGAGGGAGCCTGTTTCTATCCCAAGATATTTTAGGGTTTGTTTGGTACCAATAACAATTGTTACTGTTCTTTGAATCTGTGCaacaaaattgaatatattcatTAAACATAATGTTTGATTAATACATGAATTTACCTTAATTTTTAGGTAGATTAATGGGACAATAACAACTTATTATGATTGCCAAACCGCCCCTACTGTAAGTTTGAATATTAAGATGCTTAACAATAAATTGTTTAAACCTTTACACCACTATTAAATTGAGGAATTtatttagggggtgtttgattggAAGAGATTTTCTATGTTACGCAGTTGATATAAGAACACATGTTTCCACGTTTTATCATAgaggtattttggtaattttacaaggaaaaaaaaattgtggcttCACTTTTGCCATTGTAAGAGGTGGGTCTTCCAATCTAGTCAGTAAAGATAATTTGATCATTTCTCCACATTTTATTAGAAGGgaattttgataattttattagAAAATTACATGGTTTTACTTTCACGTTTATAGGAGGAGGGTCTTCCATTTATCAAATGAAATGAAGGTATTTTGTGTTATTTATTGCCCATGACACATGGTTCCTTGTTAGGACCTCCAAGTTTGAATGGTGGAGGAGGATGTTCGAgacaaatatttttgtatggaTGACGCACTTCTCATTCAAACACGGTGGAGGATGTATACTGACACCTATCGTATAACCAagtttaagaaaatgtttactGGATCTTAGAATTAGATCCAACGGAATCTCAAACCCATGATAGCTGAAATCCACGATTgtattaaaccatggatttcagCTTCTACCCCCAacattggatttcaaatccacagtTTAATGTAAAAAGTGTGGATTTGGAACCAGATGGAAGGGGTCAGATTTGAAAACCGTGGATTTGGTGATCTGAGTTTACCGTAGATCCTGTGGATTTTAGATCTGTGgtaatcaaaacaaaaacttaaaaaaaaattattgaactctTTATAACAGGTTTATCATAGTTGACTTGAATCaactgattcaaatccaattgttGGCAAACCGATTTGATTTGGCAGCCCATTCATGACGTGCGCCATGTTCAAGTCTTAACTATTTTTCAAGATATTATAAGatgttttccatttattttttcaaaaataattgtttgaatatttttggCCCATTCACCGAAACCCCCTGCAGATATTTCTATTCAATTCACGAATCCAATTTTAGAACGCTGCTTTGAAGTGCAGCAAAAAATCGTGCGACCTTTTGTCTAAGATGGCAAGCACTTGATTTCCGTTGTCCACACTTGACCCTAACGCTAAAGCTGCAATTTTATATCAGAAATCTTGAATGATGTGGATATAAATAAAGATCCAAAGCCTGAATCTAATTAGTTTTGGGTGGACCTGCCCAGCATCACTTGGCTGAAGGGCCGAAGGCCAATGCTTCCACCCAACTTCAGAATAACTTGCACACCCTCTTTTTATATTACAGAGAGTTGACATATCAAGAATCAAAATACAGTTTGACTACCTATCAATTCCTACCCACTCTATTACAgtttacaatccgaatctgatttttatatatatatctgaatctccatctgaattttgaactatattttaccaattttcaaaatttaatgacATCatatacaagatatttgtctaaaaatgaatccaatccgagttcgtatctgaatccgatcggatatttatatatatccaaattcgaatctaaatccaatcagatgtcatttattaaatcctaatccgatctaatttcttaatcaaataatatatttttttcatatacgATTTTTTTCAGATCGGATTGGTTGAATatcggattcaaatcagatatattaacatccctaattGCACCAACCCATTGGAAGACAAAGTCTAGATTAGCAGCCTTGATACCAAAAGTAGGGCATTGGAAGAAAAGTGCACTGTTTTTTAGCTATTCTCATAGCTAGAGAGGTTGCCCTGTGTTCCGTGCCTAACATGGGGCCCCATGTGATATGAAGAACGTATTTggtatttttgaaaatagacatttccttcatttttaggaaaaaagataccttttcatttccaattttatgaaataaaacgATGAGCACCAATGAACGGATGCCACACTTGAACTTAGCTAGAAAGGCCAAGAAAGGTATAAATAAAGTGATGAACTCACATTTGACTTGATGgcaaataaatatttatcttcTTCTAAAATTTGGATCTTCCTTTGCATAGCCTCTACTACCTTTCcaatttttctcgtttttttttcttgaatctttgttcacatttttttcaattgtatGGTTTTAAGTTGAAGATGGACATTAGATCCACTAGATTCAGCCTGTTACCGTATTGATtcattataaaaagaaaaagatatgaCATTTGAACTGTTTAAATTGAATTGAGCGAATACTCTGCATAATCTCAAGCCTAGAACAGCCCATCTGTTGTCGGCTGTgtcagagccagaaatttctggttgagaGGCATTTTAAGCTTAAATTTCAAACTGAATGGGTACTTATATGTAAACAAACTAAAAAGCAAGatgttttcatatataaacaaggtaaaatttgtaggctggtgtgggcaattgcccacaccaactaTAACGTAGCTCCACCACCAGTTATGGGGAGGGGTACCCCTCTATTCAGGCTCATGTCTGTTTGAGGTGATGGGCCAGCCCGGTTTGGCTCGGTGACCACCACTAATGTGAGTGTTTATGTATTTGCGGGCCTGAGATGATTAGTGGGCCAAGCCGCCCTAGCCCGGTGCCCCGCACTAGTGCAAGTGCCTATGGATGTTCTTATTCATCTCACActgccttcctttttttttccttgttcttttaAGGGTTCAAAGGAAAAACATCTTTACAGgtcgcttttttttttaaagatataACGGCATGGAAGGCAACTACTTTGTCTTTGTTCGCAGTCGTTGCTTCTTCTGTTTACTTTAACAAGGCATTTGTTTACTCTTCTTTAAGGCGCTTCTCACGCTGgcagaaaacaagaaaacatggcTTTGAAAGAAGCCAAGTTTGTTTCTGGCAAACCGGACACTGCCATTAGGCAAGAAAGTCTGTTGTTGAGCGCCTTGAGAAGAGTTCTGGCAAGAGAAAGACTTAGTTCTTTGAAATGCAGTGTTCTATAAATGTGTCCTGTAGTTTAAAGAACTCAGAGTGTGTTCCTGTTACCAATCGACTTCTAAGGGAAGCCTAGAACAGTGCACATGATGCACGTCCAGCATCCTAAGTTTGAATTTTGCATGATCCATGAAATGTCAGGCGCCGTGACCTTCAGTTCAGTTCAGTTCACCTGAGCTAGATTCAAGCATCGAAACTGGTGTTCCAGTCAAGCTCAAGCCAAGGTTTTAAATCCCAGCCACATTTCAAACCAAGGGCAGCAGAGGGAGGAGTAGGTACTGTatgggcaattgctcacacgGACCCACAAAAAattctattttcatattgatatatcaggaaaattttcttgctctttaaaattttataactaataCCCTTTAACAACAATTTCTAGCAACAACTACTGTTTTTAGCAGCTCCAGCTCTTCTCTGCAACCCTGCCATGGTTAAACCTGGGGTTAGTGCGAGTACCATACATACCTACGCAGTTCCTCCTAGAAACTTATGCGTGGGATTCTGCAATTTGGAAGTCATTCTATACACAACCTCtgtgacaaaaagaaagtaagaaaaataattcagtGGAAATATATCACGATGTGCCATAAAGTGGGTGTCATTTCTACTGTGCAGGTGGGTGGAAAGAAGACCAATTAAGTTGC contains these protein-coding regions:
- the LOC116254317 gene encoding uncharacterized protein LOC116254317; translated protein: MAWFRAAASGLARAAVRKNLARASYSTRRTWTAPSYGRAFHSTVRKSQAQVAPVPHPVPLSRLTDSFLNGTSSVYLEELQRAWEADPSSVDESWDNFFRNFVGQAATSPGISGQTIQESMRLLLLVRAYQVNGHMKAKLDPLGLEEREIPVDLDPALYGFTDADLDREFFLGVWRMAGFLSENRPVLTLRTILNKLERAYCGTIGYEYMHIANRDQCNWLRDKIETVNPRGYSQQRREVILDRLIWSTEFENFLATKWTAAKRFGLEGGETLIPGMKEMFDRSADLGVESIVIGMSHRGRLNVLGNVVRKPLRQIFSEFSGGTKPVDEVGLYTGTGDVKYHLGTSYDRPTRGGKRIHLSLVANPSHLEAVDPVVLGKTRAKQYYSNDVDRTKNMGVLIHGDGSFAGQGVVYETLHLSALPNYSTGGTIHIVVNNQVAFTTDPRSGRSSQYCTDVAKALNAPIFHVNGDDVEAVVHVFELAAEWRQTFHSDVVVDYVCYRRFGHNEIDEPSFTQPKMYQVIRNHPRAMDIYEKQLIEFGQLTKEDVSAIHQKVNSILNEEFISSKDYVPKRRDWLSAYWSGFKSPEQLSRIRNTGVKPEILKNVGKAITTLPETFKPHRAVKKIFEQRAQMIETGEGIDWAVGEALAFATLLVEGNHVRLSGQDVERGTFSHRHAVLHDQETGEQYCPLDHLTTNQDEEMFTVSNSSLSEFGVLGFELGYSMENPNSLILWEAQFGDFANGAQVMFDQFLSSGESKWLRQTGLVVLLPHGYDGQGPEHSSARLERFLQMSDDNPFVIPEMDPTLRKQIQECNWQVVNVTTPANYFHVLRRQIHREFRKPLIVMSPKNLLRHKDCKSNLSEFDDVQGHPGFDKQGTRFKRLIKDQNDHSLLEEGIRRLVLCSGKVYYELDEERKKVGAKDIAICRVEQLCPFPYDLIQRELKRYPKAEIVWCQEEPMNMGAYHYITPRLTTAMKALGRGGYEDVKYVGRAPSAATATGFYQAHVQEQTELVQKAMQPEPIKFP